GGAAGGCTGGGCGCCGGCACGGGTCACCGACAACGCGGCCGCAACCTGGCCAAAACGGATGGCCTCGGCTTCGCTCTTGCCGGCCGCCAGCGCGGCGGCAAAGCCACCCACGAAGGTATCGCCGGCAGCGGTGGTGTCCACTGCCCGCACCTTGGGTGCGACCAGGTGCTCGAAGCTGTTGCCGTCAGCAAACAGTGCGCCCTGAGCGCCAAGGGTGATGATGACTTTACCGGCGCCAGCCTGGATCAGTGCTGTCGCGGCGAGTTTGGCGCTGTCGAGCGAATCGACCGCCACGCCGCTCAAGGCGCTGGCTTCACTTTCGTTGGGAATCAGGTAGTCAATCGAGGCATACCACTCGGCCGGCAAGGGCCCGCTGGCCGGCGCCGGATTGAGGATCACCGTCTTGCCCAGCTCGCGGCCACGCTTGAGCGCATGCCCGACGGTGTCCATCGGCACTTCGAGCTGGCAGATGATCACGTCGGCCGCCTGCAACACAGCATCGCAGGCTGTCAGCGAGTGCGGCGTCAACTGACCGTTACTGCCCGCCACAATCACAATCGCGTTCTGGCTGCTGTCATCCACCACGATCAGCGCGACACCACTGGAGCCTTCCACGGTGCTGATAGCCTGGCAATCGATGCCTTCGACCAGCAGCGCATCGCGCAATTGGCCGCCATAGGCATCGCTGCCGACACAACCGATCATCGCCACATCCGCCCCGAGGCGCGCCAGGGCGACGGCCTGATTGGCGCCCTTGCCACCGGGCACGGTGGAAAACGTCTGGCCGATCAGGGTTTCACCGGCACGCGGCAAGCGACTGGCGCGGGTGACCAGGTCCATGTTCAAGCTGCCTACTACCACTACTTTTGCTGGCATACATCAGTACTCATCAATTCGGTTCAGCGGTATTGGGCAAACACACCGGCCAAGGGCGCCGTCGACTCACGCAAGACAATACTTGGCGTCACGATGCGTTGATCGACCGGCAGCTGGGGTGTCGCTATACGTCGCAGTAATAATTCGGCCGCTGTCTCGCCCAGTTGTACGATCGACTGTCCGACCGTGGTCAGCGCCGGATAGACATAGCGACCCATTTGTATGTCATCGAAACCAATCACCGACAGCTCGCCCGGCACGCGGATATTGCGCTCTGCCGCAGCGCGCAGCACGCCAAAGCCGATCATGTCGTTGCAGGCAAAAATCGCACTGGGTGGTTGCTGCGCAAGCAATTGCACGGCGGCGGCATAACCGCCGGTGCTGGTGAAATCACTTTCGCGGATGCGCTCGGCCGCTGTTTCAACACCCGCCTCGCGCAGCGCACGCCGATAGCCTGCCAAGCGCATTTGCGCCACGCGGGTATGGGCGGGGCCGGCGATACAGGCGATGTCGCGATGGCCCAATTCAAGCAAGTGCCGGGTCGCCAGGTAAGCCCCCTCTTCATGATCGATGCGCACCAGGTCGACATCAATACCGTCCAGCGCCCGGTCGACGATCACCATTGGCGTACGCACCGCACTCAAGCCAGCGGCAAGGCCACTGTCATCGCCGCCCACCGAGGTCACGATCAAGCCGTCGACGCGTTTCTCCAGCAGCACGCGCAAATAGCTGCGCTGCTTTTCGGCGTTGTCGTCGGAGTTGCAGAGGATCACGCAATAGCCATTGCGCTCGCAGTAATCCTCGATGCCCCGGGCCAACTCCGCGAAATACGGGTTGAGGCTGTTGGGCACCAGCAGCCCGATCGTCGCCGTGGTCTTGGCCTTGAGCGAGCGCGCTACCGCACTGGGCACATAGTCCAACTGCTTGATTGCCGCCTCGACCTTGACGCGCACCGGCTCGCTGACCGGGCGCGTCTTGTTCACCACATGGGACACCGTGGTGTAGGAAATGCCCGCGAGCGCCGCCACATCCTTGATCGTTGCCATGGCTCAGCCCCGCCGACTGGCGCGCTGGCTGCGGTAGGTGTCGAGTACGACGGCGATTACGATCACTGCACCGGTGATGATGCGTTTCGTGGGTTCCGTCGCGCCGATCTGCGCCAGGCCTGCCGCCAGGACCGAAATAATCAGCACACCAAAGAACGTGCTGATGACCGAGCCGCGCCCGCCCATCAGGCTGGTACCGCCGATCACCACGGCGGCGATCACTTGCAATTCCAAACCTGAACCGGCATTCGGGTCCGCCGCTTCCAGGCGCGAGATCTGGAACAGCGCGGCCACACCCGCGAGCAGGCCCATCAAGCTGAACACCAGAATTTTGTACGGCTTGGGGTTGATGCCGGCCAGTCGCACCGCTTCTTCGTTGGTACCGATACCAATCAGGTAGCGGCCGAACACGGTACGGGTCAACACCAACTGGGCGGCGATGATCACCAGCAACGCAATAATGAACGATGGCGAGATCCCGAACGCAATTGGATTGGACAGCCAGGCAAACGAGTCACCGATATAAGCGGTGCGCGAGCCGGTCATCTGGTAAGCCACGCCCCGCGCCATCTCCAGCACGCCAAGGGACACGATAAACGACGGAATACGCCAGGCCACGGTGATGGAGCCGGTAAGCGTACCGGCCAATGCGGCGCAGCCCATGCCCAGCACGGCGGCCGGCAATACGCTCCAGCCCCAGCTCAGAATCGCCACGCTGACCGCGGAGGCCGCCAACGCGAGTACCGAGCCTACTGAAAGGTCGATGCCGCCGATGATCAGGATAAAGGTCATGCCCACCGCCAGCACCATCAGGTCCGGAATCTGGTTGGCCAGGGTGCTGAACGTGTCGTAGGACAGGAAGTGATCGCTGAGTACCGAGAACAGCGCAATCATCGCCAGCAACGCGCCTGCCAGGCCCAGGTAGGTGCCCAGGCCGTAGAAGTTGCCGCCGGTTTTGCCGGGGGAAGTGGTTGTTTTCATGGGGTATTCCTAGGCGCTGCCTCGTTGAGCAGCGCGTCACGTTTTTGATAGCCGGCAAAGGCGGCGGCGAGCAATTCGTCCTGGGACCAGCGGTCGCGCTCGAATGTCTCGATCAGGCGTCCGGCAGACAACACGCCGATGCGGTCACAAATCAGCATCAGCTCGCGCAGATCGCTGGAGACCACCACCAGCGCTTTGCCCTGGCGCGTCAACTCGCCGAGCAAGGCATAAATGTCGAACTTGGCACCGACGTCGATGCCACGCGTAGGCTCATCGAACAGCATCACCGAACAATCGCGCTCCAGCCAGCGGCCAATCACCACCTTCTGCTGGTTACCGCCCGACAGCTCGGAGACCAATTGCGCCGGGCTGGAACTGCGGATGCGCATAGCGTCGATCTGGCGCTTGGCCAGGGCGGTTTCATCGCGACTGTTGACCAGACCGCCGGCGGAAATTTCCGGCATGTTGCCCAAGGCGATGTTGGCGCTGATGGACTGGGTCAGCAGCAAGCCCTCCCCCTTGCGGTCCTCGGTGATCAGGGCAATGCCATGAGCGACCGCGTCCACCGGGGAGCGAATGCTCACCACATTGGCCTGCGGCCCCAACGCTACCGTGCCGCTGTCGGCCGGGTCGGCACCAAAAATCAGGCGCAGCAACTCGGTACGACCGGCGCCGATCAGCCCGGAAATACCGTAGATTTCGCCGGCGCGCACCTGGAAAGATACGTCGCGCACCTTGTCCGAGCGCGTCAGGCCTTTGACTGTCAAGGCCGGCTCACCGATGGTGCGCACGCCCAGGTCGATATGCTCGCCCAACTCGCGCCCTACCATCAGGGTCACCAGTTGCTCACTGTTATAATTGGCCATCGGCTCGACACAGACCAGCTTGCCGTCGCGCAATACGGCAATGCGCTGGGCCACGCGGGCCAACTCTTCCAGCCGATGGGAAATATAGATGATCGCCACGCCTCGGGCCTGCAGGCGGGTAATCTGTTCGAACAGCATTTCGACTTCACGGGCCGTGAGCATCGCGGTCGGTTCGTCGAGAATCAGCACATGGCAGTCGCCGATCAGATTGCGGGCAATCTCGACCATTTGCTGATGGCCAATGCCCAGGCTGCCCACCAGCGTGTCCGGGTCGATTGCATCCAGGCCAACCTGGGCCATGGCTTCGGTGGCGGCCGCGCGCAACTGTTTGCGGCTGATCCAGCCACCACGGCTGGGCAGGTTATGCAGGAACAGGTTTTCGGCCACCGTCAGCGTCGGCAGCAGGTTGAGCTCCTGCATGACCATGCGCACACCCAGCGCTTCGGCCTGGGTGCGGCTGGCGGGTCGATAATCCTGACCATTGAACTGCATGTTGCCGGTGGTCGGCGTGACCAGCCCGCCGATGATCTTCGACAAGGTACTTTTGCCTGCGCCGTTTTCACCGGTCAGCGCCAGCACTTCCCCACGGTTGAGCGTGAGGGTGATGTCGGACAGCACCGGTTGGGCATAGGTCTTGCCGATACCGCTGACCGAGAGGACAGCGTTCGGGGCGGAAGATGACATAGGAAAAATCTCCAGGCGCCCGCTCAGGACGAGCGGGCGCTGTTGGCTGCTGCCGGGATTACTTCTTGAGGACGAGTTCGACCGGGGTTTCGATCACGCCATCTTTGGCATCGACCTTCTCGCCCTTGACCAGCTTCAGCGCATTCTGGATGCCGAACACGGCTTGCTGGGCAGCGGCCTGGTCGGCAGTTGCCAACACGCGACCGTCCTGCAGCATCGGCTTGATGGCTTCGATATTGTCGTAGCCCACCACCAGCACTTTACCGGCCTTGCCTGCCGCGCGTACGGCGGAGACGGCGCCCAGGGCCATGTTGTCGTTACCGGCCAGAAGCGCCTTGAGGTCCGGGTATTCACTCAGCATCGCCGAGGCGACTTTCTGGCCCTGGTCGATTTCCCAGTTACCGGATTGGGTGGAGACAATCTTCATGCCTGCCGCATCCATCGCATCCTTGAAGCCTGCGGTGCGCTGCTGGGCATTGGTGGTGGTCGGCACGCCTTCGATGATACCGACCTTGTCGCCCGCAGCCAGTTGCTTGGCCAGATAGTCACCGACCAGCTTGGAGCCTTTGCGGTTGTCCGGGCCTACGAAGGGAATATCGAGTTTTTTGCTTTTCAGCACGTCCGGGTCCAGGCGATTGTCGATGTTGACCACCTTGATACCGGCATCCGAAGCCTTTTTCAGCACGGTGACCAGCGCCTTGGAGTCGGCGGGTGCGATGACGATGGCGTTGACCTTGGCCAGGATCATCTGATTGACGATATCGATCTGTGCGCTGGTGTCGGTTTCGTTCTTGATGCCGTTGGTGATCATGTCGAAGTCGGCGGCGTGGGACTTCTGATAGTCCTTGGCGCCCTCTTGCATGGTCACGAAAAATTCGTTGGCAAGGGACTTCATCACCAGGCCGACCTTGGGTTTGGCAGCGGCGTCGTCAGCGAATGCAGAAGAGAGAGGCAGGGCAGCGGATGCGGCGGCAAGCACAGCGACAGCGAGAAGACGTCCTGCAAATGGCAGCTTCATGGGTGTACTCCGATCTTATGATTATTGTGAGCAACGCTTGCACCGAAGAAACATCTCGCAAACGTTTGCGTTGTCCGAACTATGAGAACCTTGTCGAGATTTGTCAACGGCAGTCGCTCACCTTTCATTCCGAAAAATACGGTTCCCTCTATTGCTGTCTGAAACGACAGGAGCAGCGACGATTTCACACATGGCCGCATCTAAATACCTTCGACACTTTCGGACAACCGAACACCAACGCCTCCTGCGTTCGGAAAGCCGGACAGCACCCTGTCAGACCAGCCTGAACAGGCAATTTAAGTTGTTTCAAATCAATAAGTTAATTTATCTACTGGTTCATCATCGGCCTGGTACAAATCCTGCTCTTTCTCAGCACCTCGAGGCGTTCAGAGTCGCCCGGGTGTTCTGGATAAATCTGCTACCGCACTCGTCAAAAACCAGAGAGAAAAATAATGAAATCTGCATTGAAATCCTTTGTTCCAGGGGCGCTAGCCCTTCTGCTGCTATTCCCTGTCGCCACTCAGGCAAAAGAAGTCGAAAGCAAGACCAAGCTCGCCAACGTGGTGATCCTCGCCACTGGCGGCACCATTGCTGGCGCGGGCGCCAGTGCTGCCAACAGCGCCACCTACCAGGCGGCCAAAGTCGGCATCGAGCAATTGATCGCCGGCGTTCCTGAGCTTAGCCAGATCGCCAATGTACGCGGCGAACAAGTGATGCAAATTGCGTCGGAAAGCATCAATAACGAGAACCTGCTGCAACTGGGGCGCCGCGTCGCCGAATTGGCCGACAGCAAGGACGTGGATGGCATCGTGATCACCCACGGTACCGACACCCTCGAAGAAACCGCCTACTTCCTCAACCTGGTTGAAAAAACCGACAAGCCTATCGTGGTGGTCGGTTCCATGCGCCCGGGTACCGCCATGTCGGCGGACGGCATGCTCAACCTGTACAACGCCGTTGCCGTCGCGGGCAGCAAGGACGCGCGTGGCAAAGGTGTACTGGTGACCATGAACGACGAGATCCAGTCGGGTCGCGACGTGAGCAAGATGATCAATATCAAGACCGAGGCGTTCAAGAGCCCATGGGGCCCATTGGGCATGGTCGTTGAAGGCAAATCCTACTGGTTCCGCCTGCCTGCCAAGCGTCACACCATGGATTCGGAATTCGACATCAAGACCATCAAGAGCCTGCCTGACGTTGAAATTGCCTATGGCTACGGCAACGTGAGCGACACCGCCTACAAAGCCCTGGCCCAAGCGGGCGCCAAAGCGATCATCCATGCCGGCACCGGCAATGGCTCGGTGTCGTCCAAAGTCGTTCCGGCGCTGGTGGAATTGCGTAAACAAGGCGTGCAGATCATTCGCTCTTCGCACGTCAACGCTGGTGGCATGGTGCTGCGTAACGCTGAACAGCCAGACGATAAATACGACTGGGTGGCTGCCCTTGACCTGAATCCGCAGAAGGCCCGCATCCTGGCAATGGTCGCCCTGACCAAGACTCAGGACAGCAAAGAGCTGCAACGGATGTTCTGGGAATACTGATTCCAGACCTACCTGAAACTGTGGCGAGGTAACGTGCTTCCTCGCCACATCAGGCTCACGCCTAAAACTTTTTCTCGCAGCAAATCACAGCAAATTTCCAAATTCGCTGTCAGACGGATGTCTTTGAATTTAAGCAGTTGCGAAAACACCTACAGTTAAATACTGTATGTGCGTACAGCTTACTAAGGAATACTCCGTGGCAAAGCCCTCCTCCGCAGCACCTGCAGCGCCTGACGCCTACCAACGCCTGGCCATTCGCGTACAAAAAATCATCAATTCGACCAATGCCCAAAAAGCCAAGGCGGCGTTGATCTTCCGCTTGCCGGATGAGCCCGAGGACGAGTGGGCGCGCCTGCTTGA
This genomic stretch from Pseudomonas orientalis harbors:
- a CDS encoding asparaginase; amino-acid sequence: MKSALKSFVPGALALLLLFPVATQAKEVESKTKLANVVILATGGTIAGAGASAANSATYQAAKVGIEQLIAGVPELSQIANVRGEQVMQIASESINNENLLQLGRRVAELADSKDVDGIVITHGTDTLEETAYFLNLVEKTDKPIVVVGSMRPGTAMSADGMLNLYNAVAVAGSKDARGKGVLVTMNDEIQSGRDVSKMINIKTEAFKSPWGPLGMVVEGKSYWFRLPAKRHTMDSEFDIKTIKSLPDVEIAYGYGNVSDTAYKALAQAGAKAIIHAGTGNGSVSSKVVPALVELRKQGVQIIRSSHVNAGGMVLRNAEQPDDKYDWVAALDLNPQKARILAMVALTKTQDSKELQRMFWEY
- a CDS encoding ABC transporter permease; this encodes MKTTTSPGKTGGNFYGLGTYLGLAGALLAMIALFSVLSDHFLSYDTFSTLANQIPDLMVLAVGMTFILIIGGIDLSVGSVLALAASAVSVAILSWGWSVLPAAVLGMGCAALAGTLTGSITVAWRIPSFIVSLGVLEMARGVAYQMTGSRTAYIGDSFAWLSNPIAFGISPSFIIALLVIIAAQLVLTRTVFGRYLIGIGTNEEAVRLAGINPKPYKILVFSLMGLLAGVAALFQISRLEAADPNAGSGLELQVIAAVVIGGTSLMGGRGSVISTFFGVLIISVLAAGLAQIGATEPTKRIITGAVIVIAVVLDTYRSQRASRRG
- a CDS encoding sugar ABC transporter substrate-binding protein, with amino-acid sequence MKLPFAGRLLAVAVLAAASAALPLSSAFADDAAAKPKVGLVMKSLANEFFVTMQEGAKDYQKSHAADFDMITNGIKNETDTSAQIDIVNQMILAKVNAIVIAPADSKALVTVLKKASDAGIKVVNIDNRLDPDVLKSKKLDIPFVGPDNRKGSKLVGDYLAKQLAAGDKVGIIEGVPTTTNAQQRTAGFKDAMDAAGMKIVSTQSGNWEIDQGQKVASAMLSEYPDLKALLAGNDNMALGAVSAVRAAGKAGKVLVVGYDNIEAIKPMLQDGRVLATADQAAAQQAVFGIQNALKLVKGEKVDAKDGVIETPVELVLKK
- the rbsK gene encoding ribokinase, which encodes MPAKVVVVGSLNMDLVTRASRLPRAGETLIGQTFSTVPGGKGANQAVALARLGADVAMIGCVGSDAYGGQLRDALLVEGIDCQAISTVEGSSGVALIVVDDSSQNAIVIVAGSNGQLTPHSLTACDAVLQAADVIICQLEVPMDTVGHALKRGRELGKTVILNPAPASGPLPAEWYASIDYLIPNESEASALSGVAVDSLDSAKLAATALIQAGAGKVIITLGAQGALFADGNSFEHLVAPKVRAVDTTAAGDTFVGGFAAALAAGKSEAEAIRFGQVAAALSVTRAGAQPSIPTLHDVQGFVPS
- a CDS encoding sugar ABC transporter ATP-binding protein, with translation MSSSAPNAVLSVSGIGKTYAQPVLSDITLTLNRGEVLALTGENGAGKSTLSKIIGGLVTPTTGNMQFNGQDYRPASRTQAEALGVRMVMQELNLLPTLTVAENLFLHNLPSRGGWISRKQLRAAATEAMAQVGLDAIDPDTLVGSLGIGHQQMVEIARNLIGDCHVLILDEPTAMLTAREVEMLFEQITRLQARGVAIIYISHRLEELARVAQRIAVLRDGKLVCVEPMANYNSEQLVTLMVGRELGEHIDLGVRTIGEPALTVKGLTRSDKVRDVSFQVRAGEIYGISGLIGAGRTELLRLIFGADPADSGTVALGPQANVVSIRSPVDAVAHGIALITEDRKGEGLLLTQSISANIALGNMPEISAGGLVNSRDETALAKRQIDAMRIRSSSPAQLVSELSGGNQQKVVIGRWLERDCSVMLFDEPTRGIDVGAKFDIYALLGELTRQGKALVVVSSDLRELMLICDRIGVLSAGRLIETFERDRWSQDELLAAAFAGYQKRDALLNEAAPRNTP
- a CDS encoding DUF1654 domain-containing protein produces the protein MAKPSSAAPAAPDAYQRLAIRVQKIINSTNAQKAKAALIFRLPDEPEDEWARLLEEIAENDNVTLAYRDDGGVQIFWVVPKED
- a CDS encoding LacI family DNA-binding transcriptional regulator is translated as MATIKDVAALAGISYTTVSHVVNKTRPVSEPVRVKVEAAIKQLDYVPSAVARSLKAKTTATIGLLVPNSLNPYFAELARGIEDYCERNGYCVILCNSDDNAEKQRSYLRVLLEKRVDGLIVTSVGGDDSGLAAGLSAVRTPMVIVDRALDGIDVDLVRIDHEEGAYLATRHLLELGHRDIACIAGPAHTRVAQMRLAGYRRALREAGVETAAERIRESDFTSTGGYAAAVQLLAQQPPSAIFACNDMIGFGVLRAAAERNIRVPGELSVIGFDDIQMGRYVYPALTTVGQSIVQLGETAAELLLRRIATPQLPVDQRIVTPSIVLRESTAPLAGVFAQYR